The window ATTATCTCCTCAACTATTTCTCTGCCTTTGAATCCTTCATTGCAACAATTATTATTTTTTTCACCATTACAAACTGGACAAATTTTTCTTATTAATCGTTGACTTTCAATTGCATTTATAGCTGTTGCTATGATAAATCGATCTATCCCAAAATTTATTAATCTATCTATAGCTGAAAGAGAGTCTTTTGTATGAAGTGTTGTTATTACTAAATGACCAGTTAAAGAAGCCATTAAAGCTATTTCAGCAGTTTCTTTATCTCTTATTTCTCCAACTAAAATTATATCTGGATCTTGTCTTAGAACACTTCTTAAAACAGTTGCAAAATTAAGTCCTATTTCATTTTTACATTGAATCTGATTTATATTTGAAAATTGATATTCTATAGGATCTTCTATTGTTACTATATTCAATCTTTCATCATCTAAATAGTTAACTATTGAATAAAGAGTTGTAGTTTTTCCACTTCCTGTTGGACCACAAAATATTAATAATCCATTTTTCCTTCTAACTAAATCTTTTAATTTTGATAAATTTTCTTCTGAAAAGCCTAAATTTTCTAAAGAAACTTTTGAGATATTATTCTTGAGTATTCTTAATACACATCTTTCTCCAAATATAGTAGGTATAAAAGAAACTCTAAAATCTATTTTCTCGTTTAAATATTTTCCTTTAAATCTACCATCTTGTGGTAATCTTTTTTCTCCTATATCAAGTTCACTCATTAACTTTAATTTAGTTAATAATTTTAAACCAAAATTATTATTAAGATTTTCATATTCTTTTAAAATACCATCAATTCTTACCCTTATTTTTACAATTTTTTCTTTAGATTCTATATGGATATCTGATACTCGTTCTTTTAAACTATAACATATTAAACTATTTAAGAATTCTAAAATGTCTTCTTTATTATATTTTAACTCATTAAAATCTTTTATTTCAAAAATCTCCCTTTTAAAGTAAATATTTCCATCCATAAAATCACTTCCTCTGAATTATTAAAACTTTAAAATCAATTTTTTTATCTTTTGTAGAAGTTTTTATATATTTATTTAAAACCCTTCCCTTATAAGTTGTTCTTACCAAAACTACTATAAAAAGAAAACATAAAAAAATAGATTTTACTAAACTTATTCTTCTTCTATCCATCCTATTCTATTTTCACCTTCTTGAGAATAATGATATTCTATTATGTTATTATAATTTATGCCTTTTACAGTTAAATTTAAATACGTATTTATTTTTAATAGTTTTTCTTTTTGAAAAATATAAAAAGCTAATCTGTTTTCAACTTGTTCTTTGTATCCAAATATATACAGAGTAAATGATTTACTTAAATTTCCTGTTATAGTAGTTTCAAGTTTAAATTTTGAATTTCTAGCATTATTATATGGAATTTCATATTTTAGCTTTGGTGGAAGACTTATTCTTTCAATCTCTTCTGTATTTAATTTCTTTACACTCACATATTTTTCTAATGTATTTATTTCTATAAAATATTTATTTTTCTCATAAATAGATTTATTTAAATATTTCATAAAGAACATTTGCAATATGCGACGACTTGATTCTAAATCCATTTTTTCATTGTAATTAATTATTTGATACACAAAAAAAGAACTAACTAAAAAAATAATAGTAACTGATACTATTGTTTCTAAAAAAGTTAGTCCTTTGTTTTTCATATTTTTGTTCATAATCACCTTCTTTTAAAGAGGTTATTTTATTTTTTTAAAAGATACATCAAGTTGGTCAAAAGATGAAATATATTTTACTCCTATACTTTCTAAAAAATCATACGCTTTTTTAAAATCTTTGCCTAAATCTGATGCTTTGTGTGAATCTGAACCTATTGTTAGAATCTCTCCTCCTAGCTTAAAATAACGTTTTATTATATCATCACAAGGATAAAATCTATTCTCATTATATCTTATTCCAGAAGTATTAATTTCAATACCCTTTCCTTTAGAGATAATTTTTTTTAAAATCTCATCAATTATATCTTGATATCTTATATAATCTATAAAACCTTTTTTGTCAATACCACCATATCTTGTAATAAAGTCAAGATGACCTTGAACACTAAACCCATTGAAGTTTTCTACACTTTTTAATATTTCTAAAAAATATTTATCATGAGCTTGTTCTCTCGTTTTATTTTCCCAAAACTCCTTTTGATCTAAAAGTAATTTATCCACACTGTGAACAGAAGATATTATAAAATCAAATGGATATTTTTCTATAATGTTATCTCCAACTTCTCCTAAATGTCTTTGAATTCCAAATTCCATTCCTAATTTTACATCTAAATCTTTTTTATATTTGTCTTTAAGTTTTAAAATTGTCGGTACATACTCATCTAAATTTAAAATAAAGTCATTACTATTAGAAGTTCCAATTACATCTAAATCCATATGATCAGTTATAGCAATCTCTTTTATTCCTAATTCTTTTGCCCTTTCACAAATTCTATCTAAATCTTCTATACAATCTCCTGAAAAACTACTATGTATATGATAGTCATTAATAATCACTTTTTTCCTCCTAAAATCACTTTATAGATATTAGTATAACAAAAAAAACTGTAAACACAAGTTATTTAACTTATTATTTACAGTTTTTATTATTGATCATAGTACTGTTATTTTTTTAAAGCTGCTAAAAGTAAAGCTATATCATTTCCAGTTACTCCACTTATTCTTGAAGCTTCTCCTATTGAAAGAGGTTTAATCTCTTTTAATCCAGCCTTAGCTATATTTGAAATTCCAACTACAGTATCAAAGTCAAAATTTTCAGGAATAGTTAGTGCTTCTAATTTTTTAAATCTTTCAATCTGTTCTCTTTCTCTTTCAATAAATACCTCATACTTTATCATCGTCTCAATTTGATTTTTTACAAATTCAGGATATTCAGGAATGTGTAATAAATGAGCTAAATCATCGTATGATATCTCTTTAAATTTTAAAAGTTCATTTGCTTGAACTCCTTTAGTTAATCTTTGTTCTGTTCCCTTCTTCTCTAATAATTCATTAGCATCTTTCATAGGAACTTTTGTTTCTTTTATTCTCTCTATCTCTTTATATACATCTTCTCTACATTTTTTTAAATAATTAATCTTATCTTCTGAAACAATTCCTATCTCTTCAGCTTTATCTAATAGTCTCATAAAACCATTGTCAAACCTTAGAGTTAGTCTATACTCTGATCTTGATGGTAAAACTCTATAAGGTTCTGGGGTTTTTTTATGAATAATATCATCAACTAATACTCCTATGTATCCTTCACTTCTATCAAAAATTACAGGCTGTTTATTTAA of the Cetobacterium sp. NK01 genome contains:
- a CDS encoding GspE/PulE family protein, encoding MDGNIYFKREIFEIKDFNELKYNKEDILEFLNSLICYSLKERVSDIHIESKEKIVKIRVRIDGILKEYENLNNNFGLKLLTKLKLMSELDIGEKRLPQDGRFKGKYLNEKIDFRVSFIPTIFGERCVLRILKNNISKVSLENLGFSEENLSKLKDLVRRKNGLLIFCGPTGSGKTTTLYSIVNYLDDERLNIVTIEDPIEYQFSNINQIQCKNEIGLNFATVLRSVLRQDPDIILVGEIRDKETAEIALMASLTGHLVITTLHTKDSLSAIDRLINFGIDRFIIATAINAIESQRLIRKICPVCNGEKNNNCCNEGFKGREIVEEIIFFDKEIREIIINKNTSELENYLKKIGFKNILENGILKVNNKLTTKEEIIKECLI
- a CDS encoding histidinol-phosphatase HisJ family protein produces the protein MIINDYHIHSSFSGDCIEDLDRICERAKELGIKEIAITDHMDLDVIGTSNSNDFILNLDEYVPTILKLKDKYKKDLDVKLGMEFGIQRHLGEVGDNIIEKYPFDFIISSVHSVDKLLLDQKEFWENKTREQAHDKYFLEILKSVENFNGFSVQGHLDFITRYGGIDKKGFIDYIRYQDIIDEILKKIISKGKGIEINTSGIRYNENRFYPCDDIIKRYFKLGGEILTIGSDSHKASDLGKDFKKAYDFLESIGVKYISSFDQLDVSFKKIK